The Apodemus sylvaticus chromosome 5, mApoSyl1.1, whole genome shotgun sequence genome has a segment encoding these proteins:
- the St6galnac6 gene encoding alpha-N-acetylgalactosaminide alpha-2,6-sialyltransferase 6 isoform X3 yields the protein MEQRSAVFVILFALITILILYSSNSANEVFHYGSLRGRTRRPVNLKKWSFSSAYFPILGNKTLPSRCNQCVIITSSSHLLGTRLGPEIERAECTIRMNDAPTTGYSADVGNKTTFRVVAHSSVFRVLRKPQEFVNRTPETVFIFWGPPNKMQKPQGSLLRVIQRAGLAFPHMEAYAVSPARMQQFDDLFRGETGKDREKSHSWLSTGWFTMVIAVELCDHVHVYGMVPPDYCSGPACSGCHTTTMNPRGRTSVSPTSRMSTVARAITTASSPKRGSSHPGPSSMALPSPTPPGPSHPVHGPQTDTSEGALGPAI from the exons ATG GAGCAGCGGTCAGCAGTGTTTGTGATCCTCTTTGCCCTCATCACCATCCTCATCCTCTACAGCTCCAACAGTGCCAACGAGGTCTTCCATTACGGCTCCCTGCGGGGCCGCACGCGGCGGCCCGTCAACCTCAAGAAGTGGAGTTTCTCCAGCGCCTACTTCCCTATCCTCGGCAACAAG ACGCTGCCGTCCCGGTGCAACCAGTGTGTGATCATCACCAGCTCCAGCCACCTGCTGGGCACCAGACTGGGCCCTGAGATCGAGCGGGCCGAGTGCACCATCCGCATGAACGATGCTCCGACCACCGGCTACTCGGCCGACGTGGGCAACAAAACCACCTTCCGCGTAGTGGCCCACTCCAGTGTGTTCCGCGTGCTGCGGAAGCCCCAGGAATTTGTCAACCGCACCCCTGAGACTGTATTCATCTTCTGGGGGCCTCCAAACAAGATGCAGAAGCCCCAGGGCAGCCTCCTGCGCGTCATCCAGAGGGCGGGCCTCGCGTTCCCTCACATGGAGGCCTACGCCGTCTCTCCCGCCCGCATGCAGCAGTTTGACGACCTCTTCCGGGGTGAGACGGGCAAGGACAG GGAAAAGTCGCATTCCTGGTTGAGCACAGGCTGGTTTACCATGGTGATTGCGGTGGAATTGTGTGACCATGTACACGTGTATGGCATGGTCCCTCCCGACTACTGCAG CGGCCCCGCCTGCAGCGGATGCCATACCACTACTATGAACCCAAGGGGCCGGACGAGTGTGTCACCTACATCCAGAATGAGCACAGTCGCAAGGGCAATCACCACCGCTTCATCACCGAAAAGAGGGTCTTCTCATCCTGGGCCCAGCTCTATGGCATTACCTTCTCCCACCCCTCCTGGACCTAGCCATCCTGTCCACGGACCTCAGACAGATACAAGTGAAGGGGCTCTGGGCCCAGCCATTTGA